The following is a genomic window from Rhodothermales bacterium.
CTGGCCGGACTGGTCCAGAATCTCACCGGCGCTGCCTTTCCCTGGGGGACGGCGGCCGTCAACATCATCGGCTGCTTCTGGGCGGGACTCCTGTGGGCGCTGTTCGAGAATCGATGGACTGTATCCGGTGACACCAGAGTGCTCGTGTTAATCGGCTTCATAGGTGCTTTCACGACCTTTTCTGCGTTTATGCTTGAGACGGGCGAACTGGTCCGCGCGTCCGAATGGATGCACGCTGCCGGCAATATCTTGCTGCAGAACGGACTAGGGTTCATTGCACTCTTCGCCGGCGTCACCGTCGGCCGCATGGTATAGATTGGAAGGTATCGAGATGAAGCTACCATCTGAAGCATATCTGTTGCGCATCTTCGTCGGCGAGAGCGACCGTTCAGACGGCAAGCCACTGCACGAAGTGATCGTCAACGAGGCACGCGCTCGGGGCCTGGCCGGCGCAACGGTCATTCGCGGATTCATGGGCTTCGGGGCGAGCTCTCGCATTCATACGTCCAAGGTTCTGCGGCTCTCGGACGATCTGCCTATCGTCATCGAGATCGTAGATGCCGAGGATCGAATCGAGGCCTTCCTTCCCGCTCTGGACGACCTGATCGACGAGGGACTTGTGACCCTGGAACGGGTCCGCGTCATTGCATATCGGCACAGCGAAGGAAGCGGACGATGAATAAATTTATCTTCGATTGGCAGAGGTCCGAGCACGCCCGGGTTACGAGCCTGCTGGTACGCGAACTGTTTTCGTCCGGATTTCGACGCGTGATCAAATGGGCCGTGATTGCGATACTCGTGATCGAGTTCCTGTTCATTGTCGTCATGACGTTGATGGGAGAACATGATTCGGTGCTCAGATTGGGCCCGCTGGTTCTCGTCGTTGGTACACTGGCATGGTTGTTCTACCCGATCACGGGGCGGATTCGGGCGTGGCAGATGCAGCATAGCGACCCCAACGTGAAACATCCGATCACGCATACGCTCGATGAGAACGGTTACCACATTTCGACCCACACCGCTGATATCGATCTGAAGTGGCCGGGTATCTACAAGGTCCGGGAGACGCCGGAGTTCTTTCTTGTCTACTACAGCCGCAGGTACGCATACTATCTGCCGAAGCGAGTCATCGATGGGCCGGAGCAAGTGTCCAAGCTTGCGGAATGGATACGAGGCAGGCTGCCGGACGGTATTGTGTACGAAGACGGGTGACGAAGTCCAGAGGCTCGCTGAAAGCGTAGAGGGTCAATGTCATGGCGGTCCGGAAGTGAGTCTCTCGGCTTCCGCTACAGGCACTACAGCCTGGACGCGGAAGCTCGTTGTGCCTTGTGGCCCGGCGTTGGCGACCTTAATCTCATGTGTGATTGAGGTGCGTCAGAATCGAGGATGACACGTGTTAACATATCGGATTTTTCGCCCGCTAGCGGTGTTGTTACTGCCCATCTCGACTCTATCTCTTTCGACAACAATGAGTGCCCAGCCGACACCGGCCATGTTTCGCGGAGGGCCGGCAGCATCGGAGGCCGTAGAGACGCACGGGGTAGATCGGCTCGGTGGAATTGCCTGGACATTTCAGTCAAGCGGTACCATTCGGTCTTCACCCGTGGTCGCGGAAGGGGTAGTCTATTTCGGAAACTCTGGAGGCCAGTTCTTCGCTCTGCGTGCTGACACGGGCGAGGAAATCTGGAGCCTCGATGTGGACTCTCCGGTGGGCGGCGCCCCATTGATCACAGAGAATCTTGCCATATTTATCGATCGCGATAACAGGATCCATGCTGTCAACAGAGAAGACGGTCAGTCGGTCTGGATCGTCTCCGGGCAGCAGGATATCCCTCTGCCGTGGGGACACGAGGGCTTTGACTACCTTCTCGCGTCACCCATACTTGTCGGCTCTACGATCGTTATTGGGACAGGCGACGGAGTCGTTTACGGAATAGACCTCGACACAGGTGAGGAGAGGTGGAAATTCCAGACGGGCGGTCGCATTCGGTCTTCCGCTTCAGTTCTTGATGACGTCGCATTCATCGGCTCGGGCGACGGGATCGTGTACGGGATTTCGACCGAGACCGGTGCGGAAGTCTGGCGTTTCGAGACGATGGGTTCTAAGCTGAACGCGGCCGACTGGGGGTTCGATCGGACCCAGATCCACTCGTCTCCGACGGTGATCGACACAGTTCTCTACATAGGGTCGCGTGACGCCTCTCTATATGCGGTCGACCTGGAGAGCCGTGATACTCTGTGGACCTTTGTGGATGGAACCGCGTGGGTCATATCGTCCCCGGCCGTTGATGACGGGCGGTTGTTCAGCGCGCGGTCCGGCAGCCAGAAGGTGCGAGCCCTGGATCTACATTCGGGAAAGGAACTGTGGTCGATTGTGACTGGAGGATACGTTTTCTCGTCGCCGCGAGTCGTCGACTCCACGATGTACATCGGGAGCGGAACCGGAAAAGTGCATGCCCTGGACGTGTCGACAGGCGAAGAGCGTTGGTCGTATCAGACCGGCGGCAGTGTGTTCAGTACCCCGGCCGTATGGAACGGTCGCCTGTACGTCGGTAGTGACGACGGATATCTCTACGCGTTTGAGTCGACCGAAGGGCCCCAGCCGCGGCTGGCAGTCTATTGGGACAATGGGCAGATGGGACGATCGGTCTGGGGTGCCGACTCAACGCACCGGGAAGTTGCCACGTTCTTTGCAGATCGCGGC
Proteins encoded in this region:
- a CDS encoding YcxB family protein, with the translated sequence MNKFIFDWQRSEHARVTSLLVRELFSSGFRRVIKWAVIAILVIEFLFIVVMTLMGEHDSVLRLGPLVLVVGTLAWLFYPITGRIRAWQMQHSDPNVKHPITHTLDENGYHISTHTADIDLKWPGIYKVRETPEFFLVYYSRRYAYYLPKRVIDGPEQVSKLAEWIRGRLPDGIVYEDG
- a CDS encoding PQQ-binding-like beta-propeller repeat protein; this encodes MSAQPTPAMFRGGPAASEAVETHGVDRLGGIAWTFQSSGTIRSSPVVAEGVVYFGNSGGQFFALRADTGEEIWSLDVDSPVGGAPLITENLAIFIDRDNRIHAVNREDGQSVWIVSGQQDIPLPWGHEGFDYLLASPILVGSTIVIGTGDGVVYGIDLDTGEERWKFQTGGRIRSSASVLDDVAFIGSGDGIVYGISTETGAEVWRFETMGSKLNAADWGFDRTQIHSSPTVIDTVLYIGSRDASLYAVDLESRDTLWTFVDGTAWVISSPAVDDGRLFSARSGSQKVRALDLHSGKELWSIVTGGYVFSSPRVVDSTMYIGSGTGKVHALDVSTGEERWSYQTGGSVFSTPAVWNGRLYVGSDDGYLYAFESTEGPQPRLAVYWDNGQMGRSVWGADSTHREVATFFADRGYETLDGSALEYFLRQRILDKSPSAVVFAMDAIPEAVASASQDTSLFRRYLDHGGKIVWLGLPPLLVERDSEGRATGVNRDNPSRLLSVSHTAWDSDEFGVTVTEIGREWGLKSSWVGMPGVAATEAVDVLAADEIGRAAIWVKNYGGPPGTGFVFARMDTKESYLEELRQVVEYGVLRRAILRHDGCRPSDGRC
- a CDS encoding DUF190 domain-containing protein is translated as MKLPSEAYLLRIFVGESDRSDGKPLHEVIVNEARARGLAGATVIRGFMGFGASSRIHTSKVLRLSDDLPIVIEIVDAEDRIEAFLPALDDLIDEGLVTLERVRVIAYRHSEGSGR
- a CDS encoding CrcB family protein codes for the protein LAGLVQNLTGAAFPWGTAAVNIIGCFWAGLLWALFENRWTVSGDTRVLVLIGFIGAFTTFSAFMLETGELVRASEWMHAAGNILLQNGLGFIALFAGVTVGRMV